One stretch of Corynebacterium callunae DSM 20147 DNA includes these proteins:
- the ychF gene encoding redox-regulated ATPase YchF, which translates to MTLTLGIVGLPNVGKSTLFNALTRNDVLAANYPFATIEPNVGLVELPDARLGRLAEIFGSERILPATVSFVDIAGIVKGASEGEGMGNAFLANIREADAICQVVRAFADENVIHVDGEVNPSEDISVINTELILADLQTVEKALPRLEKDVRKDKSLADVVTEVKKAQDILSDDRTLFSAAKAGEVDLSLIRDLHLMTAKPFLYVFNSDEAVLTDEEKKEELRALVAPADCVFLDAQTETELLELDDEDAAELLEAVGQTEPGLHSLARAGFETLGLQTYLTAGPKESRAWTIRKGDTAPQAAGVIHSDFERGFIKAEIVSFADLDAAGSMAEAKAQGKVRQEGKDYVMADGDVVEFKFNV; encoded by the coding sequence GTGACCCTTACTCTTGGAATTGTCGGTTTGCCCAATGTTGGCAAGTCCACCCTGTTCAACGCTCTTACCCGCAACGATGTTCTGGCAGCGAACTACCCTTTCGCTACCATCGAACCAAATGTGGGATTAGTGGAACTTCCCGATGCGCGCCTGGGACGCCTTGCTGAAATCTTCGGTTCCGAGCGCATCCTGCCTGCCACCGTGTCCTTCGTGGATATCGCCGGCATCGTTAAGGGAGCTTCCGAAGGCGAAGGCATGGGCAACGCATTCCTTGCCAACATTCGTGAAGCAGATGCAATCTGCCAGGTGGTACGTGCCTTCGCTGATGAAAACGTGATTCACGTTGACGGCGAAGTTAATCCTTCCGAAGATATCTCCGTTATTAATACTGAGCTGATCCTGGCTGACCTGCAGACCGTCGAAAAGGCGCTGCCACGTTTAGAAAAGGATGTCCGCAAGGACAAGAGCCTGGCTGACGTAGTAACCGAGGTGAAGAAGGCTCAGGACATTCTCAGCGATGACCGCACTCTCTTCTCCGCAGCTAAAGCCGGCGAAGTAGACCTTTCCCTCATCCGCGATCTGCACCTGATGACGGCAAAGCCTTTCCTCTACGTTTTCAACTCTGACGAAGCAGTGCTTACCGACGAAGAGAAGAAGGAAGAGCTGCGCGCGTTGGTAGCTCCTGCTGACTGCGTATTCCTTGACGCTCAAACTGAGACTGAGCTGCTTGAACTTGATGACGAAGATGCAGCCGAGCTTTTGGAAGCTGTGGGACAGACCGAGCCAGGCCTGCACTCTTTGGCTCGTGCTGGTTTTGAGACCCTGGGACTACAGACCTACCTCACCGCAGGTCCAAAGGAATCCCGTGCATGGACCATCCGCAAGGGTGACACTGCACCTCAGGCTGCTGGCGTGATCCACAGCGATTTTGAGCGTGGCTTTATTAAGGCCGAAATTGTGTCTTTTGCAGATCTTGATGCTGCAGGTTCCATGGCTGAAGCAAAGGCACAGGGCAAGGTCCGCCAAGAAGGCAAGGACTACGTTATGGCTGATGGTGACGTGGTGGAGTTTAAGTTTAACGTGTAA
- the metS gene encoding methionine/alanine import NSS transporter subunit MetS, translated as MSTLAITMMVLFILIIWGGLVISTIALRRFPDESVGDFGTSPYATDEVLIDQEFHRH; from the coding sequence ATGAGTACCCTCGCAATTACCATGATGGTGCTGTTTATCCTCATCATCTGGGGCGGATTGGTCATCAGCACCATCGCCCTGCGGCGTTTCCCTGATGAAAGCGTCGGAGACTTCGGCACCTCGCCTTATGCCACCGATGAAGTCCTCATTGATCAGGAATTTCACCGCCACTAG
- a CDS encoding sodium-dependent transporter: MSTPHKAASDHSHKGQRREVFSSRSVFILAAIGSAVGLGNIWRFPYVAYDNGGGAFLVPYLIALLTAGIPLLFLDFALGHRYRGSAPLAFRRFKKQTEAIGWIQVGIAFFITIYYAAIIGWAGLYAVKSFTKAWGSDPDTYFFSDFLQFDETSVFSLDIVPQVAIAIFLVWIAAIAVLAVGVDKGIGRANMIFMPVLVIIFIIVVIQAVFLPGASAGLDALFTPNWEALKDPTVWIAAYGQIFFSLSVGFGIMLTYSSYLKPRTNLTGTGLVTGFANSSFEVLAGIGVFAALGFMAQNAGVGVDEVATSGIGLAFVAFPAIINEMPFGVLFGFFFFTTLTLAGFTSLFSLLEVVISAVKDKFNMSRKAAAIGVGTFMAILSLALFSTTSGLATLDIMDKFTNNIGIVAIALIAVVVIDWIYRRIDEFALHLNAISSFKVNTVWRICVVNVTTLVLGYNLFQELITLVDEPYGGYTLLQNGLYGWGVIGIIALVAIIGPLIPWPQGTLVDGPPGSDFGVEPEFRRVLHRPRRWDSNDPVVPFDSERKA; encoded by the coding sequence ATGTCAACTCCACACAAAGCGGCCTCTGACCATTCTCATAAAGGTCAGCGCCGCGAAGTATTTTCCTCTCGATCCGTCTTTATCTTGGCCGCCATCGGTTCCGCCGTTGGCCTTGGCAATATTTGGCGCTTCCCCTACGTCGCCTACGATAACGGCGGCGGAGCATTCCTTGTCCCCTATTTGATTGCGCTGCTGACCGCGGGTATTCCGCTGCTCTTCCTGGATTTTGCGCTCGGTCACCGCTACCGGGGCTCAGCGCCCCTTGCTTTTCGACGTTTTAAAAAGCAAACCGAAGCTATTGGTTGGATCCAGGTAGGAATCGCATTCTTCATCACGATTTACTACGCAGCCATCATCGGTTGGGCTGGCCTTTATGCCGTAAAGTCCTTCACCAAAGCGTGGGGATCTGATCCCGATACCTACTTCTTCAGCGACTTCCTGCAATTTGATGAAACTTCCGTCTTTTCCTTAGATATTGTTCCGCAAGTTGCCATCGCTATTTTCTTAGTATGGATTGCTGCAATTGCCGTCCTAGCCGTAGGCGTTGATAAGGGCATCGGTCGTGCCAACATGATCTTCATGCCAGTCCTAGTGATCATCTTCATCATCGTCGTTATCCAGGCAGTATTCTTGCCTGGTGCTTCAGCTGGTCTGGATGCCCTGTTTACACCGAACTGGGAAGCACTGAAGGATCCAACCGTATGGATCGCCGCTTATGGCCAAATCTTCTTCTCCCTTTCCGTGGGCTTCGGCATTATGCTGACCTACTCCTCTTACCTCAAGCCACGTACCAACCTCACTGGCACTGGCTTGGTCACTGGCTTTGCTAACTCCTCTTTCGAAGTGTTGGCAGGTATCGGTGTGTTTGCAGCATTGGGCTTTATGGCACAAAACGCTGGCGTGGGCGTTGATGAGGTTGCTACCTCCGGCATTGGCCTTGCCTTTGTGGCTTTCCCAGCGATTATCAATGAGATGCCATTTGGTGTGCTCTTTGGTTTCTTCTTCTTCACCACCTTGACCCTGGCTGGTTTCACTTCCCTGTTCTCTCTTTTGGAAGTTGTTATCTCCGCAGTCAAGGACAAGTTCAATATGAGCCGCAAGGCAGCTGCAATTGGAGTTGGAACCTTTATGGCAATCCTCTCCCTGGCACTGTTCTCCACCACTTCCGGTTTGGCCACCTTGGACATCATGGACAAGTTCACCAACAACATCGGCATTGTGGCCATCGCGCTAATTGCTGTGGTTGTAATCGACTGGATCTATCGCCGCATTGATGAATTTGCACTCCACCTCAATGCAATTTCCTCCTTCAAGGTCAACACTGTGTGGCGTATCTGCGTTGTTAACGTGACCACTTTGGTTTTGGGTTACAACCTCTTCCAGGAGTTAATCACCCTGGTAGATGAGCCTTATGGCGGATACACCCTGCTACAAAACGGCCTTTATGGCTGGGGTGTAATCGGCATCATCGCACTGGTCGCCATCATTGGCCCACTGATCCCTTGGCCACAGGGCACCCTGGTAGATGGCCCTCCCGGTTCTGACTTTGGTGTGGAGCCTGAATTCCGCCGAGTGCTGCACCGTCCGCGCCGTTGGGATTCCAATGATCCAGTTGTACCTTTTGACAGCGAAAGGAAGGCTTAA